From Anopheles coluzzii chromosome 3, AcolN3, whole genome shotgun sequence, the proteins below share one genomic window:
- the LOC120960240 gene encoding protein transport protein Sec61 subunit alpha, with translation MGIKFLEIIKPFCGILPEIAKPERKIQFREKVLWTAITLFIFLVCCQIPLFGIMSSDSADPFYWIRVILASNRGTLMELGISPIVTSGLIMQLLAGAKIIEVGDTPKDRALFNGAQKLFGMVITIGQAIVYVMTGMYGDPAEIGAGVCLLIIIQLFVAGLIVLLLDELLQKGYGLGSGISLFIATNICETIVWKAFSPATVNTGRGTEFEGAVIALFHLLATRQDKVRALREAFYRQNLPNLMNLLATVLVFAVVIYFQGFRVDLPIKSARYRGQYSSYPIKLFYTSNIPIILQSALVSNLYVISQMLAVKFHGNFLINLLGVWADVGGGGPARSYPIGGLCYYLSPPESLGHIVADPIHAVLYIVFMLGSCAFFSKTWIDVSGSSAKDVAKQLKEQQMVMRGHRENSMIHELNRYIPTAAAFGGLCIGALSVLADFMGAIGSGTGILLAVTIIYQYFEIFVKEQSEMGGMGTLLF, from the exons ATGGGAA TAAAATTCCTGGAAATTATTAAACCGTTCTGCGGCATACTGCCGGAGATCGCGAAACCGGAGCGCAAGATCCAGTTCCGCGAGAAGGTACTATGGACCGCGATCACGCTGTTCATATTCCTCGTCTGCTGCCAGATCCCGCTGTTCGGCATCATGAGCTCGGACTCGGCCGATCCGTTCTACTGGATCCGCGTCATCCTGGCGTCGAACCGCGGCACGCTGATGGAGCTCGGCATCTCGCCCATCGTCACGTCCGGCCTGATCATGCAGCTGCTGGCCGGCGCTAAGATTATCGAGGTCGGCGATACGCCCAAGGACCGGGCGCTGTTCAACGGGGCGCAGAAGCTGTTCGGCATGGTCATCACCATCGGGCAGGCGATCGTGTACGTCATGACCGGCATGTACGGCGATCCGGCCGAGATCGGTGCGGGCGTCTGTctgctcatcatcatccagcTGTTCGTGGCCGGCCtgatcgtgctgctgctcgacgagctgctccaGAAGGGCTACGGGCTGGGCAGCGGTATCTCGCTCTTCATTGCGACCAACATTTGCGAAACGATCGTGTGGAAGGCGTTCTCGCCCGCCACCGTCAATACGGGCCGCGGTACCGAGTTCGAGGGTGCGGTCATTGCCCTATTCCACCTGCTCGCCACCCGCCAGGACAAGGTGCGGGCACTGCGCGAAGCCTTCTACCGCCAGAACCTGCCCAACCTGATGAACCTGCTCGCGACTGTGCTGGTGTTTGCGGTGGTCATATACTTCCAGGGCTTCCGGGTCGACCTACCGATCAAGTCGGCCCGCTACCGCGGCCAGTACAGCAGCTACCCGATCAAGCTGTTCTACACGTCCAACATTCCGATCATCCTGCAGTCGGCGCTCGTCTCCAACCTGTACGTTATCTCGCAGATGCTGGCAGTTAAGTTCCACGGTAACTTCCTGATCAATCTGCTCGGCGTGTGGGCCGACgtgggcggcggcggcccggCCCGCTCGTACCCGATCGGTGGCCTCTGCTACTACCTGTCGCCGCCCGAGTCGCTCGGGCACATCGTGGCCGACCCGATCCACGCCGTGCTGTACATCGTGTTCATGCTCGGCTCGTGCGCCTTCTTCTCCAAGACGTGGATCGACGTGTCCGGCAGCTCGGCCAAGGACGTGGCGAAGCAGCTGAAGGAGCAGCAGATGGTGATGCGCGGCCACCGCGAGAACTCGATGATCCACGAGCTGAACCGCTACATCCCGACCGCGGCCGCATTCGGTGGCCTCTGCATCGGGGCGCTCTCCGTGCTGGCCGACTTCATGGGTGCGATCGGCTCCGGCACCGGTATCCTGCTGGCCGTCACCATCATCTACCAGTACTTCGAGATCTTCGTCAAGGAGCAGTCCGAGATGGGCGGCATGGGCACGTTACTGTTTTAA
- the LOC120960241 gene encoding uncharacterized protein LOC120960241 yields the protein MVSRFERLMGCSSIPIGETSPETVAQCSGRGDCLNGTCLCEIRYSGEECSGFNLPYHAGISAVFYFVGFVSLVQLMICIIAEYQRLKQPSFLAACRLTTQKLLYFFVFIAAVLRGAYFTTPETLQPAWVSYLMSLYYPLVMTCASLVVCLWAEIFHLQGIRWERSQFLSKSFLGFLAFNLLPYSLFLAEIAYSHLFTGRSTSFFNGCYAVLLLIVVIFFLIYGVEVFFKVRGGFVYDFGVVPNSENVNASQLHQSRFGLLSQAIMMIVIVGFLTSETLGDFWKKKVPVYSRNWHDIVFRLAEVGVALWFPCCLWNSMAPEQLWILNPRKLLTRQIDPVAGGSGCGAGTAEAPADPSTSANAEEGQSFLAKKDCWICYDTDKPEPLIQPCKCIGDVSSVHHECLRRWLVDSCANSDAVLKCKVCDSPYEIERSNRLDWEKGFTIQHWAKTIIIVTLMCITGAGAWVIIQLNEDSFVRVLVAGFAIIIGYILFKMLGENTVTAIQRAKVSSIYIVTSVNDLQT from the exons ATGGTATCACGGTTCGAACGCCTAATGGGGTGCTCCTCTATCCCGATAGGAGAGACCTCGCCTGAGACGGTGGCACAATGCTCAGGCCGGGGCGACTGTCTGAATGGTACGTGCCTGTGCGAGATTCGCTACAGTGGCGAAGAATGTTCCGGCTTTAATCTACCCTACCATGCTG GCATTTCGGCCGTCTTCTACTTCGTGGGCTTTGTGTCGCTGGTGCAGCTGATGATCTGTATCATCGCCGAGTACCAGCGGCTGAAGCAGCCCAGCTTTCTGGCCGCCTGCCGGCTGACCACCCAGAAGCTGCTGTACTTTTTCGTCTTCATTGCGGCGGTCCTGCGCGGCGCTTACTTTACCACACCG gaaACGCTACAACCGGCATGGGTGTCGTATCTGATGTCGCTGTACTATCCGCTCGTCATGACCTGCGCCTCGCTCGTGGTGTGCCTGTGGGCAGAG ATCTTCCACCTGCAAGGCATCCGCTGGGAACGGTCCCAATTTCTGTCGAAAAGCTTTCTCGGCTTTCTGGCCTTCAATCTGCTCCCGTACAGCCTGTTTCTGGCGGAGATTGCGTACTCGCACCTGTTCACCGGCCGCAGCACATCGTTCTTTAACGGATGCTACGCGGTGCTGCTACTGATCGTGGTCATCTTTTTCCTCATCTACGGTGTCGAAGTGTTCTTCAAG GTTCGTGGCGGCTTCGTGTATGACTTTGGCGTGGTGCCAAACAGCGAAAATGTGAACGCTTCCCAGCTGCACCAGTCGCGGTTCGGTTTGCTGAGCCAGGCGATCATGATGATAGTGATCGTCGGGTTTCTCACCTCCGAAACATTGGGCGATTTCTGGAAAAAGAA GGTACCGGTATACTCGCGCAACTGGCACGACATCGTGTTCCGGCTGGCGGAGGTCGGCGTTGCCCTGTGGTTCCCGTGCTGCCTGTGGAACTCGATGGCACCGGAGCAGCTGTGGATACTGAACCCGCGCAAGCTGCTGACCCGCCAGATCGACCCGGTCGCCGGTGGCAGCGGGTGCGGGGCCGGCACCGCCGAAGCACCGGCCGACCCGTCCACCTCCGCCAACGCGGAGGAGGGCCAGTCATTTTTGGCGAAGAAAGATTGCTGGATCTGCTACGACACGGACAAGCCGGAACCGCTGATACAGCCGTGCAAGTGCATCGGTGACGTCAGCTCGGTGCACCACGAGTGTTTGCGCCGCTGGCTGGTGGACAGCTGTGCCAACAGTGATGCGGTGCTGAAGTGCAAAGTGTGCGACTCGCCGTACGAGATCGAGCGCTCTAACAG GCTCGATTGGGAGAAGGGTTTCACGATCCAGCACTGGGCCAAAACGATCATCATCGTGACGCTGATGTGCATCACGGGTGCGGGCGCCTGGGTCATCATCCAGCTGAACGAGGACTCGTTCGTGCGCGTCCTCGTCGCCGGGTTCGCGATCATCATCGGCTACATACTGTTCAAAATGCTCGGCGAAAACACGGTCACCGCGATCCAGCGGGCGAAGGTGAGCTCGATCTACATCGTCACCTCGGTGAATGATTTGCAAACTTAG